A genomic region of Salinibacter pepae contains the following coding sequences:
- a CDS encoding MFS transporter — MNPNDRSIIALVTTGHGLVHTYELSVPIFMTVWLAELGVAEATLGAVVGGGYFLFGAGALPSGILVDRFGSRRLIACGLAGMGAAFVLLGLLPGLWGLGTALLAWGAAASVYHPAGLALISTGVRQRGRALAYHGIAGNVGIAGGPLLTALLLLAFDWATVAVLLGLPGLIAAAGAWRASVDETAAVGRHDATDDGPSATASAENGRLTALWRQTRHLFASGFAGVFVLVALSGLYYRGVLTFLPDLLTPLVTVDLPIDVSAGRYVYAGLLAVGIAGQYVGGRLSDREGTEWVLAGALGLLSLVAVVFLPVAGGGTGALLVASAGLGFVLFLVQPLYQATVAEYTPPDTRGLSYGYTYLAVFGIGAAGAALSGGLLQLAGPPLLFGILAGVALLGAALSAWLAVRRARWAGPEAATDLSP, encoded by the coding sequence ATGAATCCCAACGACCGTTCCATTATCGCGCTCGTGACGACGGGCCACGGGCTGGTCCACACCTACGAGTTGTCGGTCCCGATCTTCATGACCGTCTGGCTCGCGGAGCTGGGGGTTGCGGAGGCGACCCTCGGGGCCGTGGTAGGGGGCGGGTATTTTTTGTTCGGGGCCGGGGCACTGCCGAGCGGCATCCTCGTGGACCGGTTTGGGTCGCGGCGGCTCATTGCGTGTGGGCTTGCGGGGATGGGGGCCGCGTTCGTGCTTTTGGGGCTCCTTCCGGGGCTGTGGGGCCTGGGGACGGCGCTGCTGGCGTGGGGGGCGGCGGCCAGCGTGTACCACCCCGCCGGGCTCGCCCTCATCAGTACGGGGGTGCGGCAGCGGGGGCGGGCCCTGGCCTACCACGGCATCGCGGGCAACGTGGGCATTGCGGGCGGCCCGCTCCTCACGGCCCTCCTCCTGCTCGCGTTCGACTGGGCGACGGTGGCGGTCCTGCTCGGCCTGCCCGGCCTCATCGCGGCGGCCGGGGCCTGGCGGGCGTCCGTCGACGAGACCGCGGCCGTGGGGCGCCACGACGCAACCGACGACGGCCCGTCGGCAACGGCCTCGGCGGAGAACGGGCGTCTCACGGCGTTGTGGCGGCAAACGCGGCACCTCTTCGCGTCGGGGTTTGCGGGGGTCTTTGTGCTCGTGGCCCTGTCGGGGCTCTACTACCGCGGGGTGCTCACCTTCCTGCCGGACCTGCTCACGCCCCTCGTGACGGTCGACCTGCCGATCGACGTGTCGGCGGGCCGGTACGTCTACGCCGGCCTCCTGGCGGTGGGCATCGCGGGGCAGTACGTGGGCGGGCGCCTGTCGGACCGGGAGGGGACGGAGTGGGTCCTCGCCGGCGCACTGGGGCTTCTGTCCCTGGTGGCCGTCGTCTTTTTGCCGGTGGCGGGAGGGGGGACCGGCGCGCTGCTCGTCGCAAGTGCGGGCCTGGGCTTCGTGCTGTTTCTGGTGCAGCCGCTTTACCAGGCCACGGTCGCCGAGTACACCCCGCCCGACACGCGTGGGCTTTCCTACGGCTACACGTATCTCGCCGTCTTTGGCATCGGGGCGGCGGGGGCCGCCCTGTCCGGGGGACTGCTGCAGCTTGCCGGCCCCCCGCTTCTCTTCGGAATCCTGGCGGGCGTCGCCCTGCTCGGGGCGGCCCTGAGCGCGTGGCTCGCCGTGCGGCGGGCCCGATGGGCCGGCCCGGAGGCGGCAACAGATCTGTCGCCGTGA
- a CDS encoding SusC/RagA family TonB-linked outer membrane protein, with protein sequence MPPFVSSCSSFKIVLTAVFGALLACGLPGGVQAVHAQDFEVTGTVVSADNQSPLPGVNIREAGTSRGTVTGPDGGFRLAVDSPQDTLTFSFIGYQTKTVPVDGRSEIRVVLETESQELEGVVVTALGIERQQRSVGYATSSIEAQDLVDVTESNPANLLQGNVPGLVLSSNASGPNSSSSINIRGVSSIAGNNDPLFIVDGVPIDNTVIGGAGKFGGRDGGSALSVVSPENISDISVLKGAGAAALYGTRARDGVVLITTKTGRTSAPGEVNVQYSSTVTAKDVISGFSDFQSQYGQGTQGRAPSNQDAALSAGLSSWGAPLGEVDEAPQFDGTARPYDDVADRQGFYRTGLSQRHSLSINAGFENTSLRLSASHQNTEGVVPNSGYEQTNINLRGQTRLGGLTADASVTYQNELTDNRTFLNDAARNPNYLISFLPNNIPKSALQPGATEEGVEKQFTSDGLPTNPYWAVNELEADDDKDRILGNVNLNYSINDWLSLQGQTGLDWYSLRRTNVDAFGSAFEPGGAMTEDTYRVWESNSKLLATATPSLTDELSLRLDVGGSLRHRQFELVGVFGRNFSIPDLETISNTANPTRNYDFSEQQIRSFFGSASFTYRDYLFLTLTTRGDWSSTIPEDNNPFVYPSVSGSFVFTDAFDLPDALSYGKVRASWAEIGGDTDPYRTSLTYGIIGQHQGQALETITQLSVPLLDLKPTSTREIELGFETQFFNDRFGVDFTWYRRSTVDQILDVTVSSASGYTARTANSGEIRNTGVELLLTSIPFSTEDWTWDSRVNFGANRSEVESLAPGLDVRVGPENRLATANIAQVVGQPANAIYGNTYVRDDQGRIVHGEDGLPLSGEKEVLGTGAPDWTLGFSNTISYQNVSLDFLVDAKWGGKVFSGTNANAYGNGLHKATLDARAACDEQAGSNGRYPEDCFVGEGVIGSVNGEGEVTVDRENDVGVRPSEYYGRISGEIAEEFVYDANFIKLRQLRLSYDLPSSVMSRVPVRSASVSVVGRNLFYLYDSVPNISPESSYNSEATPGFEQAGVPQSRSIGASVNLRF encoded by the coding sequence ATGCCTCCCTTCGTTTCTTCGTGTTCGTCTTTTAAGATCGTGTTGACGGCCGTCTTCGGGGCACTGCTTGCCTGCGGGCTGCCGGGGGGAGTGCAGGCCGTGCACGCACAGGACTTTGAGGTGACCGGCACCGTCGTGTCCGCCGACAATCAGTCTCCGCTTCCGGGGGTGAACATTCGGGAGGCGGGCACCAGCCGAGGGACCGTTACGGGCCCGGACGGAGGGTTCCGCCTTGCGGTGGACAGTCCCCAGGACACCCTCACGTTTTCGTTCATCGGGTACCAGACGAAAACGGTTCCGGTCGACGGGCGCTCGGAGATTCGCGTCGTGCTCGAGACGGAATCGCAGGAGCTTGAGGGGGTTGTCGTGACGGCGCTTGGCATCGAGCGGCAGCAGCGCTCCGTAGGCTACGCGACGAGCAGTATTGAGGCCCAGGACCTCGTGGACGTTACGGAATCCAATCCGGCAAACTTGCTACAGGGAAACGTACCGGGACTGGTTCTCAGCTCCAATGCGTCGGGTCCGAACTCATCCTCGAGCATCAACATTCGGGGCGTCTCGTCGATTGCGGGAAATAACGACCCGCTCTTCATCGTGGACGGGGTTCCCATCGACAACACGGTCATTGGAGGGGCCGGCAAGTTTGGCGGCCGGGATGGAGGAAGTGCGCTGTCGGTAGTGAGCCCGGAGAACATCTCGGACATCTCCGTGCTGAAGGGGGCCGGGGCCGCCGCGCTGTACGGCACCCGGGCCCGAGACGGGGTGGTACTGATCACGACGAAGACGGGCCGCACGTCGGCCCCGGGGGAGGTGAACGTGCAGTACAGCTCCACGGTCACGGCCAAGGATGTGATCAGTGGCTTCTCCGACTTCCAAAGCCAGTACGGACAAGGCACGCAGGGCCGGGCGCCGTCGAATCAGGACGCGGCGCTCAGCGCCGGTCTTTCGAGTTGGGGGGCCCCGCTTGGTGAGGTGGACGAGGCCCCTCAATTTGACGGGACGGCGCGGCCGTACGACGATGTGGCCGACCGGCAGGGGTTTTACCGAACCGGACTCTCGCAGCGGCACTCGCTGTCGATCAATGCAGGCTTCGAGAACACTTCGCTCCGCTTGTCGGCGTCGCACCAGAACACCGAAGGCGTCGTCCCGAATTCGGGGTACGAGCAGACCAACATCAACCTTCGGGGGCAGACCCGACTCGGGGGCCTCACGGCCGACGCGAGCGTTACGTACCAGAATGAGCTCACGGACAACCGGACGTTTCTGAACGATGCGGCCCGGAATCCGAACTACCTGATCTCGTTCCTGCCGAACAACATTCCCAAAAGCGCCCTGCAGCCGGGTGCGACCGAGGAGGGCGTTGAGAAGCAGTTTACGTCCGACGGGCTTCCGACCAACCCCTACTGGGCCGTCAATGAACTGGAGGCCGACGACGACAAGGACCGTATTCTCGGAAACGTCAACCTGAACTACTCGATCAACGACTGGCTTTCCCTACAGGGACAAACGGGGCTCGACTGGTACTCGCTCCGACGCACGAACGTCGATGCGTTCGGGTCTGCGTTCGAGCCGGGCGGAGCCATGACCGAGGACACCTACCGGGTGTGGGAGAGCAACTCGAAGCTTTTGGCGACCGCGACGCCCTCCCTCACCGATGAGCTTTCGCTCCGGCTCGACGTGGGGGGCAGTCTGCGACACCGCCAGTTTGAACTGGTGGGCGTCTTTGGGCGAAACTTCAGCATTCCCGACCTGGAGACGATCTCCAACACGGCCAACCCCACTCGCAACTACGACTTCTCGGAGCAGCAAATCCGCTCCTTCTTCGGGTCGGCGTCCTTCACCTACCGGGACTACCTGTTCCTCACGCTGACGACACGAGGGGACTGGTCTTCGACGATTCCGGAGGACAACAATCCATTCGTATACCCGTCGGTGAGCGGAAGCTTCGTCTTCACCGACGCCTTCGACCTGCCGGACGCACTGAGCTACGGAAAGGTCCGGGCGTCCTGGGCGGAGATCGGGGGCGATACGGACCCGTACCGGACCAGTCTGACCTATGGCATCATCGGGCAGCACCAAGGGCAGGCCCTCGAAACGATCACCCAGCTGAGCGTACCCCTGCTCGACCTGAAGCCGACGTCCACGCGGGAGATTGAGCTCGGATTCGAGACGCAGTTCTTCAACGACCGGTTCGGCGTGGACTTTACCTGGTATCGGCGTAGCACGGTCGACCAGATTCTGGACGTCACCGTCTCGTCGGCGTCGGGCTACACGGCGCGGACGGCAAACAGCGGTGAGATCCGAAACACGGGCGTGGAGTTGCTCCTCACGTCGATCCCGTTCTCGACAGAAGATTGGACCTGGGATTCGCGGGTCAATTTCGGGGCGAACCGGAGCGAGGTCGAGTCCCTCGCGCCGGGCCTCGATGTGCGGGTAGGGCCGGAAAACCGGCTGGCCACGGCCAACATTGCCCAGGTTGTTGGGCAGCCGGCCAATGCGATTTATGGGAACACGTACGTCCGCGACGATCAGGGCCGCATCGTCCACGGGGAGGACGGGCTTCCGCTGTCGGGCGAGAAAGAAGTGCTGGGCACCGGCGCCCCCGACTGGACGCTCGGCTTCTCGAACACAATTTCCTACCAGAATGTCAGCCTGGACTTTCTGGTCGATGCGAAGTGGGGCGGCAAGGTCTTCTCCGGAACCAACGCCAACGCCTACGGCAACGGCCTCCACAAGGCGACGCTCGACGCCCGGGCGGCCTGTGACGAGCAGGCTGGCTCAAACGGCCGGTACCCGGAGGACTGCTTTGTCGGAGAAGGCGTGATCGGCAGCGTGAACGGCGAGGGGGAGGTCACCGTCGACCGCGAGAACGATGTCGGCGTTCGGCCCTCCGAGTACTACGGACGGATCTCCGGGGAGATTGCCGAGGAGTTCGTCTACGACGCCAACTTCATCAAGCTCCGCCAGCTCCGGTTGAGCTACGACCTCCCGAGCAGCGTGATGAGCCGTGTGCCGGTGCGTAGTGCGAGCGTTTCGGTGGTGGGCCGAAACCTGTTTTACCTGTACGACTCGGTGCCGAATATCAGTCCCGAGTCGAGCTACAACAGCGAAGCCACGCCGGGCTTCGAGCAGGCGGGCGTTCCGCAGTCGCGCAGCATTGGTGCATCGGTCAATCTCCGGTTCTGA
- a CDS encoding SusD/RagB family nutrient-binding outer membrane lipoprotein — translation MSFLTRSRIARVASLLSVGVLALVLLSCDGVGDFGDTNEDPTTANDPNPDLEFTTLQLGVSGSRFDMWRTNLIYTMPIVQHIANPGFYAGNFNQYVGAWSASLFDTRYGGGPNGSNFLRTVTNAENLINELEGKPEQVNRLAATRIMRVLTFQRLTDVYGDIPYFEAGQGALEGEFTPHYTRQDSIYMDLHDELRAAVDQFEASQPTFGSADLFFGGDIEQWKRFANSLQLRLALRVVKVRPDLAQSWAEEAVNADGGVMQSVDDDAYVPHQSGPSGGPAGFNTNAHSEVMQSFPGQWLSETFVDWMKENGDPRLTEYGALAPGGLDSALVEDPAQQRGMPNGFDNNELAASNEYTDALDQYTRIHPNLRDRNDPMFFQTYAEVELMLAEAAVRGWNVPGSAEAHYEAGVRAAMNYITRYGENTSVSDSEITQYLSDNSLPSGREARLRAINNQYWAATFFNGIESWSNWRRSGYPELTPAPEEGDTGGQFIRRLDYPQDERDLNGDNYQEARERQNITQSNRLTARVWWDCGAYADQCAE, via the coding sequence ATGTCGTTTCTGACTCGCTCGCGAATTGCTCGTGTTGCTTCCCTCCTCTCCGTCGGAGTGCTGGCACTCGTCCTCCTGTCCTGCGATGGAGTGGGGGACTTCGGGGACACGAACGAGGACCCCACGACCGCCAATGATCCGAACCCGGACCTGGAGTTCACAACGCTCCAGCTCGGGGTCTCTGGGAGCCGGTTTGATATGTGGCGCACGAATCTGATCTACACGATGCCGATCGTGCAGCACATCGCAAACCCGGGCTTCTACGCGGGCAATTTCAACCAGTACGTGGGGGCCTGGTCGGCGTCCCTCTTCGACACGCGGTACGGAGGCGGGCCCAATGGGTCGAATTTTCTCCGCACCGTGACCAACGCGGAGAATCTCATCAACGAGCTGGAGGGAAAACCCGAGCAGGTCAACCGGCTGGCGGCCACCCGCATCATGCGCGTGCTCACGTTTCAGCGCCTCACCGATGTCTACGGGGACATTCCCTACTTCGAGGCGGGGCAGGGCGCGCTGGAGGGCGAATTCACGCCCCACTACACACGCCAGGACAGCATTTACATGGACCTGCACGATGAGCTCCGGGCGGCGGTTGACCAGTTCGAGGCGTCGCAGCCCACGTTCGGGAGCGCAGATCTGTTCTTCGGGGGCGACATCGAGCAGTGGAAACGATTCGCCAACTCGCTGCAGTTGCGCCTGGCCCTCCGTGTCGTGAAGGTGCGGCCGGACCTGGCACAGAGCTGGGCCGAGGAGGCGGTCAACGCCGACGGGGGGGTCATGCAGAGTGTCGACGATGATGCCTACGTGCCTCACCAATCGGGGCCGTCGGGCGGTCCGGCAGGCTTCAACACGAACGCCCACAGTGAGGTCATGCAGAGCTTCCCGGGACAGTGGCTCAGCGAGACGTTCGTGGATTGGATGAAGGAGAACGGCGACCCCCGTCTCACCGAGTATGGAGCGCTCGCTCCGGGGGGGCTCGACAGTGCGCTGGTCGAGGATCCGGCCCAGCAGCGCGGTATGCCCAACGGGTTTGATAACAACGAACTCGCGGCGAGCAACGAGTACACCGACGCCCTCGATCAGTACACGCGCATCCACCCGAACCTTCGGGACCGAAACGACCCGATGTTCTTCCAGACCTATGCGGAGGTCGAGCTGATGCTTGCCGAGGCGGCGGTGCGGGGCTGGAACGTGCCCGGATCGGCGGAGGCCCACTACGAAGCAGGGGTGCGGGCGGCCATGAACTATATCACCCGGTACGGAGAGAACACGAGCGTGAGCGATTCGGAGATCACCCAGTATCTCTCCGACAATTCTCTCCCGAGTGGACGAGAAGCGCGCCTGCGGGCGATCAACAACCAGTACTGGGCGGCGACCTTCTTCAACGGGATCGAATCCTGGTCGAACTGGCGTCGGTCGGGCTACCCGGAGCTGACTCCTGCTCCGGAGGAAGGGGACACCGGCGGCCAGTTCATTCGGCGTCTGGACTATCCACAGGACGAGAGGGACCTCAACGGCGACAACTACCAGGAGGCCCGCGAGCGGCAGAACATCACGCAGTCGAACCGCCTCACGGCGCGGGTGTGGTGGGACTGTGGGGCGTACGCCGACCAGTGCGCCGAATGA